The genome window CGAGAAGTTCTGCCTGACCTGCGCCCTGCGGCTGGGCCTCGTCACCTCCGACCGGCTCTACTGGCAGAACGGCGTCCGCCCCCCCAGGAAAGATCCCCTGTAGGGAGTTTTCCCCCGCAGCCCCGTGCTCACTTCGCCGCCCGGCGAAGCCGGTCGTTGATCGCCCGCCCCAGCCCCCGCTCGGGACAGAGACGCGCCGCAATCCGCCGCACGTCGGCCATCGCGTCCAGCCGCCGCATCGCTGCGAACAGGTTCGAGGCCCCCTCTGCCAGATCTCCGGCGGCGCTGAGCACCTCGACCGCCGCGAACCGCCCCGGCTCCCGCACCGGCTCCAGCGACAGGACCCCGACTTCGCCCGGATCCGCCAGCCCCTCGAACGAGTCGACGATCGTCACCAGCGCCCGAGGAGCGTAGTGCGACGGGAGCATACCGGGCGCGAGCTGAGCCCCTTCGTGCGAGGCCCGGTCCGGCATCGCAACGAGCCCGGCGACCGCCTCAATCGACTCCAGGGGAACGCCGCCGGGCCGGAGCATCGTCAGTCGGCCGTCGTCGCCGACGTGGAGAATCGTCGACTCCACCCCGACGCGGCACGGCCCCCCGTCGAGGATCAGGTCAATCCGATCCGCAAGTTGTTCCGCGACATGCTGGGGCGTCGTCGGGCTGACCCGGCCGAAGAGATTCGCGCTCGGCGCCGCGAGCGGCAGCCCGGAGGTCCGCAGGAGATCCTGGGCGACCGGATGGTCCGGGATGCGGATCGCCACGCTCGGCAGTCCGGCGGTGACGAGATCCGGCACGCACTCCCGCTTCGGAAGCACCAGCGTCAGCGGCCCGGGCCAGAACCGCTCCATCAACGCTTCGGCCCCCTCCGGAATCCGGGTGACGAGCCCCTCGACCTGTTCGCGGCGGGCCACATGGACGATCAGCGGATCAAAATGGGGCCGGTTCTTCGCCTCGAAGATCCGGGCGACCGCCTGCGGATCGAGCGCATGCGCCGCGAGGCCGTAAACGGTCTCGGTCGGAATCGCGACCAGCCCCCCGAGGCGAATGACTTCGGCGGCGCGGACAACATCGGTGGTGATCGAAGCGGACACGAGGAAAGGGAGTGGACTCGGGTGTCTGGGATTTCGGATCCAGGGAAGCGGACGGCGGGGCCGGTTCCGGTCTCCTGAATCCCAGATCCTAACTCCTCGCCCCGGATTCCTCTCCCTCCCGGAACCGGAACGGGTTGCATACAGTCATTGACTCCTTACCGAGTTGTCGTCGTCCCGGAAGATTCCGATGTCCGCTGACCCGTCGCAGTCCCTCGTCGCCGCCCTCCATCGTCATGCGCCCCCGCTGCTGCGGTGGGCCGGGGCGATCGGCCGCACCATGCGGAAGTTCAATATCAAGCTCGACGGCAAGACCTCCGGCAGCGCCCTCACCGACGCTCTAACGCTGGCGGACATCACGATCCAGGAACTCCTCGTCGCCGGCCTGCGGGACGCCGATCCGCTCTTCCACCAGTGCCGGATCGAGGCCGAAGAGGCCAATGGCGACCTGAAAGCGTTTGCGGAGGAAGGCCCTTATACGATCGCCCTCGACCCGATCGACGGCACGAAGCAGTTCGCCGACCATTCCGGGAACGGCTACGCCGTCATGCTCCACCTGCGGACCCGCGAACAGGTGCTGTACTCGCTCGTCTTCGCCCCCGAAATGGGGGAGCACGGAACCTGGGTGGAAGTCTACGACGCCGTCGTCCGCTGCGGCCCGGACAATCCCCGCCGAACCGCCCTTGAGGTCCTCGAATCTCTCCCGAACCGCCACGACCAGCCGCGGACGACGTCGAAGAGCTATTACCTCATCGGCTTCCAGAAGCAGGACCTCTCCCGTTCCCGCGAAGTGACCGGGACGGGTCTTCAGGGATTCGCCCCGGACGAGATGCCGGGAAGCATCTATCCGCTCATGGCGACGGGCGATTTCGCCGGTTCGCTGATCCATACGCCGAACATCTACGACTACCCGGTCTCCCTGCACCTGGCCCGCGTCCTCGGCGGCGAATCGGTGTGGGTCGACACCGGCGAGCCGGTCCACTTCGGCGAGATGTGGCTCGACGACCGGGCCGACATGCTCCGCCTCCCGGGAATCGTCGCCACCTCCACCAATCGCGAGCACCTCAAGACGCTCTGCGCCCTCGCCCGCGACTGGCCGAAGAACCGCTATGAATAACCCCTCGGCCGTCAGCCTGCATCAGTTCGCCGATGGCTGACTGACGAACGCTGAGCGAGTCCGGCACATCGCCCCCAGTCCCCCACTGAGACCTCCCGCAATGCACCCGGATGGATTCACGGTCACGAACGACCTCGGCGAATTGCGGCGGCTGGTCGCGGCGGCGCGGGAGCAGGGACGGAAGATCGGCTGCGTTCCGACGATGGGGGCGCTCCATCCGGGGCACATGAGCCTTGTCGAGGAGTCGAAGAAGCGGGCCGGGTTCCATGTCCTCACGATCTTCGTGAATCCGACGCAGTTTGCGCCGACCGAGGACCTTGCCAAGTACCCGCGGCCGATCGAGAAGGACCTCCAGATGTGCCGGCAGGCGGGGGTCAACGTCGTCTACATGCCCGAGATCACGGCCCTGTACCCGGAGGGCTACGATACCTGGGTCACGGTCGACGTGATGTCGAAGGTCCTCGAAGGGGAGTTCCGTCCGACGCACTTCCGCGGGGTGACGACGATCGTTCTCAAGCTGTTCAACATCGTGCAGCCGGATGTCGCCTGCTTCGGTGCGAAGGACTATCAGCAGCAGACGATCATCCGCAAGATGGTCCGTGACCTGAACGTCCCGGTCGATGTTGTCGTCTGCCCGACAATCCGCGAGCCCGACGGCCTGGCGATGAGCAGCCGCAATGTCTACCTCGGCGAAACGGACCGGCAGACGGCACTCTGCCTGTCGCAGGCGCTTGAGCTGGCCCGGCGGCGGATCACGGTCGACGGAGACTCCGACATCGCTGCGGTCCAGGCGGCGATGCGGCAGCGTCTCGACGCCCAGCCCGGCGTGCAGGTCGACTATGCCGTTATCGCCGATGCGGACACGCTGGAGATTCTCACTGCCCCGCGGCGAAAGATGGTCGCCCTGATCGCGGCGCGGGTCGGAGCGACGCGGCTCATCGACAACCTCGTGATCTCAGGGTAGCACTCTTGAACCGGGTCCAGGGGCACCCTGGTGGGGAGTGCAGAGGGGCAACGCCCCTTTGCCCGCCGGAGGCCCGTCTCGCAGGGGTCTTTCTGAAGGAGCACCTGTCCAAGCGCGGACACCGTGTCGGATGCCCCCTCACCAACCCGCGGGGATTCCCGGGCGAGCGGGGAGTCCTCGACGCTGGTTCCACAAAAGGGACGCCCGTTGCTTACAACGGTTCCTCACAGGAGTGCCTCCGGCGGCAAGGGGTGACCCCCTTGACCCCGGCTGCCGTGGCACGTTGGGTTTGAGCCAGGGGAGCCGTGCCGGCAAGGACGCGGTTCAAGACGCCACTACCGGAGCCATCCCTTCCGAAAGAAGTAAATCAGCAGCGACAGCGCCGTCCCCCCCATCAGCGTCAGCGCAAACGGATAGCCGAACACCCAGTTCAGCTCCGGCATGTTGAACCGCGACACCCCCGTGTTGAAATTCATCCCGTACACACTGGCAATGAAACTCAACGGAATGAAGATCGTCGACATGATCGTCAACACCCGCATGATCTCATTGGTCCGGTTGCCGACCGAAGTCAGGTACAGGTCCCGCAGGTCCGCGCACATTTCCCGGTACGTCTCCAGCACGTCGATGATCTGGATCACGTGGTCATAGCAGTCGCGGAGATAAACCCGGGTCTCATCCGAGATCA of Planctomyces sp. SH-PL14 contains these proteins:
- the panC gene encoding pantoate--beta-alanine ligase, coding for MHPDGFTVTNDLGELRRLVAAAREQGRKIGCVPTMGALHPGHMSLVEESKKRAGFHVLTIFVNPTQFAPTEDLAKYPRPIEKDLQMCRQAGVNVVYMPEITALYPEGYDTWVTVDVMSKVLEGEFRPTHFRGVTTIVLKLFNIVQPDVACFGAKDYQQQTIIRKMVRDLNVPVDVVVCPTIREPDGLAMSSRNVYLGETDRQTALCLSQALELARRRITVDGDSDIAAVQAAMRQRLDAQPGVQVDYAVIADADTLEILTAPRRKMVALIAARVGATRLIDNLVISG
- a CDS encoding inositol monophosphatase family protein, coding for MSADPSQSLVAALHRHAPPLLRWAGAIGRTMRKFNIKLDGKTSGSALTDALTLADITIQELLVAGLRDADPLFHQCRIEAEEANGDLKAFAEEGPYTIALDPIDGTKQFADHSGNGYAVMLHLRTREQVLYSLVFAPEMGEHGTWVEVYDAVVRCGPDNPRRTALEVLESLPNRHDQPRTTSKSYYLIGFQKQDLSRSREVTGTGLQGFAPDEMPGSIYPLMATGDFAGSLIHTPNIYDYPVSLHLARVLGGESVWVDTGEPVHFGEMWLDDRADMLRLPGIVATSTNREHLKTLCALARDWPKNRYE
- a CDS encoding L-threonylcarbamoyladenylate synthase; its protein translation is MSASITTDVVRAAEVIRLGGLVAIPTETVYGLAAHALDPQAVARIFEAKNRPHFDPLIVHVARREQVEGLVTRIPEGAEALMERFWPGPLTLVLPKRECVPDLVTAGLPSVAIRIPDHPVAQDLLRTSGLPLAAPSANLFGRVSPTTPQHVAEQLADRIDLILDGGPCRVGVESTILHVGDDGRLTMLRPGGVPLESIEAVAGLVAMPDRASHEGAQLAPGMLPSHYAPRALVTIVDSFEGLADPGEVGVLSLEPVREPGRFAAVEVLSAAGDLAEGASNLFAAMRRLDAMADVRRIAARLCPERGLGRAINDRLRRAAK